The following DNA comes from Planctomycetota bacterium.
AGGACCAGGCGGAGCGGATCGCGGGGGGCCTCGCGCGGGTCGGGTTCACCATCGTCTCGGGCCTGGCGCGGGGGATCGACTCGGTCGCCCATCGCGGCGCCCTCGCCGCCGGAGGCCGGACGATCGCGGTGCTCGGCAACGGTCTGGCGACGGTCTATCCGCCGGAGAACCGTCGGCTGGCCGACGCCGTCGCCGCCCAAGGGGCCCTCGTGAGTGAGTTTCCGATGGAGACCGCGCCGCAGGCGGAGAACTTTCCCCGGCGAAATCGGATCCTGGCGGGGCTCGGCCTGGGCGTCGTCGTCGTCGAGGCGGGCGTCCGCAGCGGCTCGCTCATCACGGCGCGTCTGGCGGCGGAACTCGGCAAGGAAGTCTTCGCCGTCCCCAACCGGGTGGACGCGCCGGGAGCGGCGGGCGTCCATGCCCTCATCCGCGACGGGGCCAAACTCGTCGAATCCGTCGCCGACATCCTCGACGAGTTCCCCGACTTGGAGGTCGGGCCCGCGGCCGGCGAGGACGCGCCGCGGCAAGCGGGCCTCACACTCAAGGCCAACCTGTCGGCCGAGGAAGCGCGACTGATGGAGGTGCTGAACGGGGACCCCGCGCCCCTGGAAACGCTGGCGGCCCGTGCGGGGCTCAACGCCCCACAGGCCGCCGGCGCCATAACGCTCCTGGAACTCA
Coding sequences within:
- the dprA gene encoding DNA-processing protein DprA, with translation MDEQERLSALRLHLATGIGPRLFSALVERFGSAEAAAEASAGELAQTPGIGEESAQKIRESLDLAEPEAELERARAAGVQLVFRGEAAYPIALTYLTDAPPALYVKGNLVAEDAQAVGVVGMRKCSLYGQDQAERIAGGLARVGFTIVSGLARGIDSVAHRGALAAGGRTIAVLGNGLATVYPPENRRLADAVAAQGALVSEFPMETAPQAENFPRRNRILAGLGLGVVVVEAGVRSGSLITARLAAELGKEVFAVPNRVDAPGAAGVHALIRDGAKLVESVADILDEFPDLEVGPAAGEDAPRQAGLTLKANLSAEEARLMEVLNGDPAPLETLAARAGLNAPQAAGAITLLELKGLARALPGGRFLRRHPR